Genomic segment of Propionispora hippei DSM 15287:
CATACCTGCCAAAAAACGCCCCGTGATTTTTTGTGCCAAACCTGCGGGCACCATTGGTCACTGCCCCATGGTACCGGCCAGCGCTGTCAGGAATTGGTCTGTCCGGTCTGTCAGGCAAGCACGGTAAAACGGGAGGATAAATAAGCCGCGCACAGCCCGCTGCCGTAATACCGGAAACGGTTGACTGGAAATCACCTGACCCGCAGCAACTATGCTTAGCTATTTTTTTAGTTTTATTATGAAATATATTTCATAATAAGCGTCCTCTGCAATCTCGTCATGGATTCCCTGGGTAACCGCTGATTAAATGATCCTGTCGGCCTGGCGCGAGATTTTTTCGCTGGCAAGGGAGCAAATACGGCCCCTATTTCACAAGCTGCGCAGCATGGATTAATCAGTGGGTACCTAACCAAGCAAACTAATCAGATAAGGAGACTTGTTCCATGAACACCTACATTCCTACAGGTATTTGCCCGAAAAAAATTCAATTTTCCGTAGAAAATGACCGGGTTACACATGTCGAGTTTAGCGGCGGCTGTCCGGGGAATCTAAAAGCCCTCAGCCTGCTGGTACAGGGAATGCCGGTGGATACAGTCATTCAAACCTTCAGAGGCAACCTCTGCCGTAACGGCACCTCCTGCATGGACCAATTTGCGCAAGCTTTGGAGGCTCATAAGCAGCGTGCTCAGCCCGGCGCCTAAGTTACCAAAAGCAATGTTAGAAACTGCTTCCCCTACCAGATTTTTTCTGTCACTACTAAAAAAGGAGATGACCTATCTATGACCTGTAATTCTCATACAAACCAGGAATTTGATGAACAAACCCAGCGGATTAACCGCTTTTTAGACCAGGTCGACCACAAGCTCGTGGTTATGAGCGGTAAGGGCGGTGTCGGCAAAAGCACCGTCGCGGCCAATCTGGCCGTAGCGCTCAGCAAGCAAGGCTACCAAGTAGGACTGCTGGATATCGATGTCCACGGCCCCAGCATTGCCGGTCTGCTCGGCCTGACTGAACAGCCACTGCTGACCGACGGCGAGCAGCTTTTGCCTATCGAATACAGTCCGACGCTGAAGGTCGTTACCGTCCAAGGCATACTGGAGCATCGCGACGATCCCGTAATCTGCCGCGGACCTTTTAAAATCGGCATGATCCGCCAATTTCTGGGCGATGTAAACTGGGGGCTGCTGGATTTTCTCATCATCGACAGCCCGCCGGGAACAGGCGATGAGCCCCTGACCATCGCGCAAACCGTCGTCGGCTGCCAGGCTGTCATCGTCACCACACCACAGGAAATTGCCCTGGCCGACGTCCGCAAGTCCATTCAGTTCTGCCGGAAAGTAGAGCTGCCCATTGCCGGCCTCATCGAAAATATGAGCGGCTTCGTCTGCCCGTCCTGCGGCAGCCGCCATGATATCTTCAAAAGCGGTGGTGGCGAGAAAACAGCCGCAGCGGCCGGACTTCCCTTCTTAGGACGCCTGCCGCTTGACCCGGCCATTGTCGTCGCCGGCGACACCGGCGAGGCAATCAGCAGCAGCCAAAGTCATACACAAAAAGACCTGCAGCATATTGTCGTCCAACTGCTTTATCAACTCAATAAACGCCCGGCGATAAACGGGGAAGTATTAAAAATCGCCGTCCCCGTCACCAACGGAACGCTTTGTGATCACTTCGGTCACTGCAAGACTTTCTCCATTTTCAGCGTCCGGGAACAGCAAGTCGTACAACATGAAAGCCTGACTCCGCCGCCCCACGCCCCTGGTGTCATTCCCGACTGGCTTGCCGAGCAAGGCTGCCGTACCGTCATTGCCGGCGGTCTGGGGGAAGGCGCCAAACTGAAATTAGGCAAACTGGGCATCGAGACCGTTTGCGGCGCACCATCCGACACACCGGAGAATTTAATCATCCGCTATCTTCAGGGCGATCTGGTCACCAAGCCCACAACCTGCAATCATGATCACGCCGCTACGGCCGGCCACAATTGCCAGCATACATAAATGTCCATACAAAAAGGCATCTCCCTCTGGGGAATGCCTTTTTCGCTGTCTATCTTCCTTATTTTCTTACAAGCGTGCCGCCGAAGAATCGGGGAAAATTACCGGCCCATACATCTTTGATCACGGCCTAATGACTGTCACTGCTTGGCAAGTACCGCTTGTCTTACTCTGCCCTGGCAACAATATC
This window contains:
- a CDS encoding TIGR03905 family TSCPD domain-containing protein, which gives rise to MNTYIPTGICPKKIQFSVENDRVTHVEFSGGCPGNLKALSLLVQGMPVDTVIQTFRGNLCRNGTSCMDQFAQALEAHKQRAQPGA
- a CDS encoding iron-sulfur cluster carrier protein MrpORP, producing MTCNSHTNQEFDEQTQRINRFLDQVDHKLVVMSGKGGVGKSTVAANLAVALSKQGYQVGLLDIDVHGPSIAGLLGLTEQPLLTDGEQLLPIEYSPTLKVVTVQGILEHRDDPVICRGPFKIGMIRQFLGDVNWGLLDFLIIDSPPGTGDEPLTIAQTVVGCQAVIVTTPQEIALADVRKSIQFCRKVELPIAGLIENMSGFVCPSCGSRHDIFKSGGGEKTAAAAGLPFLGRLPLDPAIVVAGDTGEAISSSQSHTQKDLQHIVVQLLYQLNKRPAINGEVLKIAVPVTNGTLCDHFGHCKTFSIFSVREQQVVQHESLTPPPHAPGVIPDWLAEQGCRTVIAGGLGEGAKLKLGKLGIETVCGAPSDTPENLIIRYLQGDLVTKPTTCNHDHAATAGHNCQHT